A genomic window from Peromyscus maniculatus bairdii isolate BWxNUB_F1_BW_parent chromosome 1, HU_Pman_BW_mat_3.1, whole genome shotgun sequence includes:
- the Morn4 gene encoding MORN repeat-containing protein 4 yields MTLTKGSFTYSSGEEYRGEWKEGRRHGFGQLMFADGGTYLGHFENGLFNGFGVLTFSDGSRYEGEFAQGKFNGVGVFIRYDNMTFEGEFKNGRVDGFGLLTFPDGSHGIPRNEGLFENNTLLRREKCSAVVQRAQSASKSARNLTA; encoded by the exons ATGACTCTGACGAAAGGTTCCTTCACGTACTCCAGTGGGGAGGAATACCGTGGCGAGTGGAAGGAGG GCCGGAGACATGGTTTTGGTCAACTGATGTTTGCAGATGGTGGCACCTACCTGGGTCACTTTGAGAATGGACTCTTTAATGGCTTTGGAGTACTGACCTTCTCAGATGGCTCAAG GTATGAGGGGGAGTTTGCCCAGGGCAAGTTTAATGGCGTCGGAGTTTTCATTCGATATGACAACATGACCTTTGAGGGGGAATTTAAAAATGGCAGAGTAGATGGTTTTG GCTTGCTGACTTTCCCTGATGGCTCTCATGGAATACCCCGCAATGAAGGTCTGTTTGAGAACAACACGCTGCTGCGGCGTGAGAAGTGTTCTGCTGTGGTTCAGCGGGCACAGAGTGCCTCCAAGTCAGCCAGGAATCTCACTGCCTGA
- the C1H10orf62 gene encoding uncharacterized protein C10orf62 homolog isoform X1 translates to MLWAQRKKRKTALEEDESPEPCRANGSWIKSHFSRLSEERLPTHCYGSNYGPSHENRHGEANTTIHMETLTSTHGEGGKALRRDAFNSKQKVSGTSVTKETQRESGKSPSMEDAAWAAVTACAKEIDAKGHYLANSMLQRAGTYQHVGHVESRDISPEELKALEEVEIKLKGNFLTHRETTIAGSNQTHSVHSQSRHGHQNQRSHSSYQSNQSHPVYSSHQGHHPGHLSHQGYPSHSSHQSHQGHPGPSSHQSHLGHSNHQGHPGHSSHQSHQGHPGHSSHQSHLGHSNHQGHPGHSSHQSHQGHSGHSSHQSHSLPNRSHQIYDS, encoded by the exons ATGCTGTGGgctcagaggaagaaaaggaagacagccTTAGAAGAAGACGAGTCTCCAGAACCCTGCCGAGCAAATGGCAGCTGGATCAAATCTCACTTTAGCCGCCTTTCGGAAGAGAGGTTGCCCACCCACTGCTATGGCAGCAACTATGGCCCCTCACATGAAAATAGGCACGGGGAGGCCAACACCACCATCCACATGGAGACCCTCACCTCCACACACGGAGAAGGCGGCAAGGCTCTTCGCCGAGATGCCTTTAACAGCAAACAGAAGGTGTCTGGGACCTCGGTGACCAAAGAGACCCAGAGGGAATCAGGAAAGTCCCCGTCCATGGAGGATGCCGCATGGGCTGCTGTGACTGCTTGCGCCAAGGAGATCGATGCCAAGGGGCATTACCTGGCGAACTCCATGCTGCAACGCGCCGGGACATACCAGCACGTAGGCCATGTGGAATCCAGGGACATCAGCCCGGAAGAGCTGAaggctctggaggaggtggagataAAGCTGAAAGGGAATTTCCTCACTCATCGGGAAACCACCATAGCTGGTTCCAACCAAACACACAGTGTCCACAGCCAGAGTCGCCATGGTCACCAAAACCAGCGTAGCCATTCGAGCTACCAAAGCAACCAAAGTCATCCTGTATACTCCAGCCACCAGGGTCATCATCCAGGTCACTTGAGCCACCAGGGTTATCCAAGTCACTCCAGCCACCAGAGTCACCAGGGTCATCCAGGTCCCTCAAGCCACCAGAGTCATCTGGGCCACTCAAACCACCAGGGTCATCCAG GTCACTCCAGCCACCAGAGTCACCAGGGTCATCCAGGTCACTCAAGCCACCAGAGTCATCTGGGCCACTCAAACCACCAGGGTCATCCAGGTCACTCCAGCCACCAGAGTCACCAGGGTCATTCAGGTCACTCAAGCCACCAGAGCCATAGTCTGCCCAACCGCAGCCACCAAATCTATGACTCTTGA
- the C1H10orf62 gene encoding uncharacterized protein C10orf62 homolog isoform X2, producing the protein MLWAQRKKRKTALEEDESPEPCRANGSWIKSHFSRLSEERLPTHCYGSNYGPSHENRHGEANTTIHMETLTSTHGEGGKALRRDAFNSKQKVSGTSVTKETQRESGKSPSMEDAAWAAVTACAKEIDAKGHYLANSMLQRAGTYQHVGHVESRDISPEELKALEEVEIKLKGNFLTHRETTIAGSNQTHSVHSQSRHGHQNQRSHSSYQSNQSHPVYSSHQGHHPGHLSHQGYPSHSSHQSHQGHPGPSSHQSHLGHSNHQGHPGHSSHQSHQGHPGHSSHQSHQGHSGHSSHQSHSLPNRSHQIYDS; encoded by the exons ATGCTGTGGgctcagaggaagaaaaggaagacagccTTAGAAGAAGACGAGTCTCCAGAACCCTGCCGAGCAAATGGCAGCTGGATCAAATCTCACTTTAGCCGCCTTTCGGAAGAGAGGTTGCCCACCCACTGCTATGGCAGCAACTATGGCCCCTCACATGAAAATAGGCACGGGGAGGCCAACACCACCATCCACATGGAGACCCTCACCTCCACACACGGAGAAGGCGGCAAGGCTCTTCGCCGAGATGCCTTTAACAGCAAACAGAAGGTGTCTGGGACCTCGGTGACCAAAGAGACCCAGAGGGAATCAGGAAAGTCCCCGTCCATGGAGGATGCCGCATGGGCTGCTGTGACTGCTTGCGCCAAGGAGATCGATGCCAAGGGGCATTACCTGGCGAACTCCATGCTGCAACGCGCCGGGACATACCAGCACGTAGGCCATGTGGAATCCAGGGACATCAGCCCGGAAGAGCTGAaggctctggaggaggtggagataAAGCTGAAAGGGAATTTCCTCACTCATCGGGAAACCACCATAGCTGGTTCCAACCAAACACACAGTGTCCACAGCCAGAGTCGCCATGGTCACCAAAACCAGCGTAGCCATTCGAGCTACCAAAGCAACCAAAGTCATCCTGTATACTCCAGCCACCAGGGTCATCATCCAGGTCACTTGAGCCACCAGGGTTATCCAAGTCACTCCAGCCACCAGAGTCACCAGGGTCATCCAGGTCCCTCAAGCCACCAGAGTCATCTGGGCCACTCAAACCACCAGGGTCATCCAGGTCACTCCAGCCACCAGAGTCACCAGGGTCATCCAG GTCACTCCAGCCACCAGAGTCACCAGGGTCATTCAGGTCACTCAAGCCACCAGAGCCATAGTCTGCCCAACCGCAGCCACCAAATCTATGACTCTTGA